In Pseudomonas sp. ADAK18, a single window of DNA contains:
- a CDS encoding NmrA family NAD(P)-binding protein, translated as MYAVTGITGQVGGAVARALLGAGQSVRAVVRSAEKGEPWAKLGCEVALADVDDAQAMAQAFSGADGVFIMMPSNFDPSPGFPEARLIVDNIRQALENARPGKVVCLSTIGAQASQPNLLNQLQLLEQAVGVLDVPLTFLRPGWFMENALWDVTPAVESGVIPSFLQPLDKPVPMIATVDVGRVAAELLLESWSGKRVVELESAQRITPRQIAAGFARILGKPVTVEAVARNTWPALFTAQGMRNPLPRMQMIDGFNEGWIEFEGLARKGQVELDTVLRELVKRSGL; from the coding sequence ATGTACGCAGTCACAGGTATTACCGGTCAGGTGGGTGGCGCAGTAGCACGGGCCTTGCTGGGCGCGGGGCAATCGGTGCGGGCCGTGGTGCGCAGCGCCGAGAAGGGTGAGCCTTGGGCAAAATTGGGATGTGAAGTGGCGCTGGCCGATGTCGACGACGCACAGGCCATGGCTCAGGCATTCAGCGGAGCAGATGGGGTGTTCATCATGATGCCGTCCAACTTCGATCCATCGCCTGGCTTTCCTGAGGCGCGGTTGATCGTCGATAACATCCGCCAGGCCCTGGAAAACGCGCGGCCTGGCAAAGTGGTGTGCCTATCCACCATCGGTGCCCAGGCCAGCCAGCCAAACCTGCTCAACCAGTTGCAACTGCTGGAGCAAGCCGTTGGCGTGCTGGACGTGCCGCTGACCTTTCTGCGTCCGGGATGGTTTATGGAGAATGCTTTGTGGGACGTAACCCCTGCGGTTGAGAGCGGGGTGATTCCAAGCTTCCTGCAACCCTTGGACAAACCGGTGCCGATGATCGCCACGGTGGATGTTGGCCGCGTCGCTGCCGAGCTGTTGCTGGAGTCCTGGAGTGGGAAACGCGTCGTTGAACTGGAAAGCGCACAACGCATCACGCCCCGGCAGATTGCTGCAGGCTTTGCCCGAATATTGGGCAAACCGGTGACCGTCGAAGCGGTGGCGCGCAACACCTGGCCTGCGCTGTTTACGGCACAGGGCATGCGCAACCCGTTGCCACGGATGCAGATGATCGATGGCTTCAACGAAGGCTGGATTGAATTCGAAGGCCTGGCGCGTAAAGGACAGGTCGAACTGGACACTGTCCTTCGCGAGTTGGTGAAGCGCAGCGGTCTTTAA
- a CDS encoding SDR family NAD(P)-dependent oxidoreductase: MTRKIALITGASRGLGKSAALHLAAQGVDIIGTYHSKADDAQAVAAEVEKLGGRAAMLQLDVSQSSTFAAFTAEVGAQLKNVFAQDHFDFLINNAGIGAHASFADTSEEQFDQMVAIHLKGPFFLTQKLLPLIADGGRILNISSGLTRFSLPGYSAYASMKGAVEVLTRYQAKELGARGISVNTLAPGAIATDFSGGAVRDNPDLNAMVANNTALGRAGLPDDIGGAISTLLADGSHWITGQRVEASGGMFL, encoded by the coding sequence ATGACCCGTAAAATCGCACTCATTACCGGGGCCAGCCGTGGCCTGGGCAAAAGCGCAGCACTGCACCTGGCCGCACAAGGCGTCGATATCATCGGCACCTACCACAGCAAAGCCGATGACGCCCAGGCGGTGGCCGCCGAGGTCGAAAAGCTCGGTGGCCGTGCTGCCATGCTGCAACTGGATGTCAGCCAGAGCTCAACGTTCGCAGCCTTCACCGCTGAAGTTGGCGCGCAGCTGAAGAACGTTTTCGCCCAGGATCACTTCGACTTCCTGATCAATAACGCCGGTATCGGTGCCCACGCCAGCTTTGCCGACACAAGCGAGGAACAGTTCGATCAGATGGTCGCCATCCACCTCAAGGGCCCGTTCTTCCTGACGCAAAAACTGCTGCCGCTGATCGCCGACGGCGGCCGGATTCTCAATATTTCCAGCGGCCTGACCCGCTTCAGCCTACCTGGCTACTCGGCCTACGCCTCGATGAAAGGCGCGGTGGAAGTACTGACCCGCTACCAGGCCAAAGAGCTGGGCGCGCGTGGTATCAGCGTCAATACCCTGGCCCCGGGAGCGATTGCCACCGACTTCAGCGGCGGTGCGGTGCGGGACAATCCAGACCTTAACGCCATGGTTGCCAACAATACCGCCCTCGGTCGGGCAGGCTTGCCGGACGACATTGGCGGGGCGATTTCCACCCTGCTGGCCGATGGCAGCCACTGGATCACCGGCCAACGGGTCGAGGCGTCGGGCGGGATGTTCTTGTAA
- a CDS encoding LysR family transcriptional regulator — protein sequence MNKLELLRTFVRVTELSSFTQAGESLGLPRSTVSEHVQALEELLGARLLQRTTRRVQATQDGRVLYERSKDLLSHMEELEGLFRQDEAQLSGRIRVDMLNTMARKVIVPRLPEFMERHPLIDLEISSSDRQVDLLAEGFDCVLRVGAQPDQSVVARVLCSMPMINCASPAYLQRYGVPKKLADLADHQLVHYVRPLGSRSSGFEYQQGNKVQRVEMAGRVTVNSTDAYQAACLAGFGLIQVPCLGIRELLASGDLVAVLPEYPAPSMDVSLLYAGQRHLPLRVRVFMDWLTTTLQTALTAC from the coding sequence ATGAACAAGCTGGAACTGCTGCGCACCTTTGTCCGCGTCACCGAACTGTCGAGTTTTACCCAGGCCGGCGAGAGCCTTGGCTTGCCACGCTCCACCGTGTCCGAGCATGTGCAGGCCCTGGAAGAGTTGCTCGGCGCCCGACTGTTGCAGCGCACCACCCGCAGGGTTCAGGCGACCCAGGACGGTCGGGTGCTGTATGAGCGCAGCAAGGATTTGCTGTCGCATATGGAGGAGTTGGAAGGGCTGTTTCGTCAGGACGAGGCACAACTGAGCGGGCGGATCCGCGTCGATATGCTTAACACCATGGCCAGGAAGGTGATTGTGCCGCGCCTGCCGGAGTTCATGGAACGGCACCCGCTGATTGATCTGGAAATCAGCAGCTCTGACCGCCAGGTGGATCTGTTGGCCGAGGGCTTCGATTGCGTGCTACGGGTGGGCGCGCAGCCGGACCAGTCGGTGGTGGCACGGGTGCTGTGCAGCATGCCAATGATCAACTGCGCCAGCCCCGCGTACCTGCAACGCTATGGCGTGCCCAAGAAGCTGGCCGACCTGGCCGATCATCAGTTGGTGCATTACGTGCGTCCGTTGGGTTCGCGCTCGTCGGGGTTTGAATACCAGCAAGGCAACAAGGTGCAGCGGGTAGAGATGGCCGGGCGTGTCACGGTCAACAGCACGGATGCGTATCAAGCGGCCTGCCTGGCAGGTTTCGGACTGATTCAGGTGCCGTGCCTGGGGATCCGCGAGCTGCTGGCCAGCGGTGACCTGGTGGCGGTGTTGCCTGAGTATCCAGCGCCTTCGATGGATGTCTCCCTGCTATACGCCGGTCAACGGCATCTGCCGTTGCGGGTGCGGGTTTTCATGGACTGGCTGACCACCACGCTGCAAACCGCGTTAACGGCGTGCTGA